The Portunus trituberculatus isolate SZX2019 chromosome 33, ASM1759143v1, whole genome shotgun sequence DNA segment acacatcaagaggcttgccgatttgcctcgccgtttaccaggactcgaacccggccctctcaattgtgagtcgagcgtgctaacctctatactacgaggtgtgtgtgtgtgtaattcacctcctcggtcacctgtgtgttaagtgtgtatgtgtgtgttcgcttgtgtgtgtgtgtgtgcgtaattcacctcacctcggtcacctgctggtcacccagccagtcttccccattacggagcgagctcagagctcatagaccgatcttcaggtaggactgagaccacaacacactccacacaccgggaaagcgaggccacaacccctcgagttacatcccgtacctatttactgctaggtgaacaggggccacacattaagagacttgcccatttgcctcgccacgccgggactcgaacccgggcctctcgattgtgagccaagcgtgctaaccactacactatacggtgtgtgtgtgtgtgtgtgtgtgtgtgtgtgtgtgtgtgtgtgtgtgtgtgtgtgtgtgtgtgtgtgtgagttgagtgtgtgtgtatttgcctagttgtatattacaggattcaatccaacttttccttaaatttgtgcacactttctgctgctacaatctcttcactcattcctttccagatgtccaccattctatgtggaaaactaaactttttaatgtccTCCAAACACTGAGTTTTCATGATCTTCAAGTGTcctcttattcatctatcttcATCTTCCATCAGTGATACcaagtcttgtctatctatcttttccatacagtttactaatttattcatcattattagatgatctctttcccgtctatccttcaaagttggtagttccatttctttcagtctttcttcatagggaagatcttttaattctggcaccatctttgtagtggtcctttggattctttctagtttcctgatgtcCTGCTTGTATGGTGACAACACCACTGCTACATATTCCAGtataggtcttatcatagtggttataatctttttcatcatattcttatccatgtaatgggGCGTTTTCAGAACTAATCCACCAGATGTCACCGCTGCTACATGTCCCTTACTGACATGAGCTAAATTAATGCTATATTAAGTCCAAGGTGCATACAGATGGATAGAACATTGATTATTATGATACTGTTAACATTCTGAATCTACTTTTAACTATCCTGTATGGATAATTTTGGGAGAAATTAGtcaaaacatatattttttgtaattatcTTGTAATACTGCTATCATTATCTTAAATGCGGCATACTACAAGTCTAAAATCTATTGATTTGGACAATGAAAAGGTAAAATCTTTGACTGTACCATATCGTATGATCCAGCTTATTCAGCAACATCATGCTATGTGGGTATAGTTATTTTCGTGGGGATTCTAGCATCGCTTTCATGAAGATCAAGAAGCGGCAAAACAATCGAGCAAAGAATAAGCATATCACTGGACAGctgtagagtgaggagagagaaatatgtaaagttttcctcctcttcatagtGTAGTGGCATGGACATTACAACAGGAATTAAGTGTTTGTCCCACAATGTGTTTGTTAAGTTAAACAGGTGGCCGGCCAAGATTGGGTTGGACAATAACACTCTCACCAGGATACTCGAGTTGCCTATTCTTAATTAAAATTGTTGTTTCCATGTACTAGCAAGTTGATCTGTGTGGTATGGACTTTTAAGTGACACAAacatgttgttttcatgtttactgtTGACTGGATTAATACACTGCTGATCAAGGGTGTACTCTTTTGGAAATGTGGAGATGACCAAACAACCCTCAATGCCAGTTTGCAAGAAAATTAACATGTATACATTTGTTCATGAATAGGGATTGTTTTTGCCTGTGTTACTACTTAGAAGGAATTATGTAGGAAAATATATCATAATGATTTATTGCATCTCTGTGTTTATAGGAAGACACTGCAAGTATGTTCTTTATTACTCCTGTGAGAGCAAATGGGACATGTACTGTGCTGCCACCTGGAGACAACCACTAGTTCTGAAAACTCTCCACCCtaatatttcttaatgtcttgtatgttgaaccAAATAACCCATtaatgtgtctttctggagtcagagtgtcttgtatgatcactcccaagtctttctcctcactccTTTTCGTTATAATCTCTTATCCAATTTCGTACTTCCATGTGGGTCTTCTGttatttttacccatttccattacatggcatttcctggcattaaattctaatttccattcttggctccatttccagatcttgtcaatatctttctgcaattccatgTAGTCCTTGATGTTCCTTGTTACTCTCAAAAGTTTTGCAGTCTGCAAACAAATctatgtagctactcaaaccctcttgcATATTGTTACtatatacttggaacataatttGTGCTAACACTGAATCCTGCGGTAACGCCATTAGTAATTGTGCTCCAACTTGATAGGATGcctcttatcattgtcctcatttccccATCTGTTCAGTAGTCCGCCATACAGTTGAAGATGTTTCCCTGTGTTCCTCCAatgtgtatctgtgtctgtgtgtgtgtgtgtgtgtgtgtgtgaaaaatttgttttacaatatttttataaagtatattcTGCTAAGCATTAGTCATATTTGTACATTCATGTCTGTCTCCTCAAGAATAGAGGTGAGGCCTTGTAGATGTTAGCACCACTAGTAGGAGGAATAGTGTCTGAATACTgtgataaagaatgaaagaataaagaataaaagaataaataatctaGTTCTGGAATCAGCCAAACAAGATTAACTTAACAAGTGTAACACGGGTCTGCTGAAGAGTTCAAACAGTGTGAGAAGGAAGGCAGTGTTCATAGCACTGGTGCTTAGGAGACGTGTGAGTCAGCCAGGCAGCAGCATATTGTCAAAATGCAGTTTGTTGACACATGACTCGACACACAAACAGCAGGATGGTTACCTTCATAGGAGCGTTGAGGTACACTCGCTCTGCTGCCTTCTCGAAGTCGTCGAAGGAATCAATGTAgaccatggtggtggtggacggagGGCGCGggtctcacacatacacactgctTCTCGTGGCACCAGCTGAGAAACCGCCTGGCGCCTGCTACCTTGCCCTCGACCACTCGCCTGGCTGGCACTGACTGGCCTGCTGGCCTGCCTGCCTGATCCTGATCTTTCAGACTTACAGGTGACGTGATCCTCCATCAGAGCCTCGGATTGCCGTCtacaagaggaaatgaaagacaacTATAAGAAGAGGGACAAAATAGGCAGTGTATGTCGTTCAAGTCATAAAACAGAGACAATATAATAAGGTACAGTATGTCCTATAACTCTCCATTTGACAAATATTTATTTTCGTACATTCTCCTTTCAGATCTTTATGATGGCATTTCTTGAGAATGctatatggaagaaaagaatgaaagggagacaAAATAGGTACTACATGCTATAAAATTTTACAAATGGCATAGAATTTTAGCACTAAATATAAGTATACAAAGGGCAAATCCCACGTTTTCTGAACGGTGTCTCTCATGCATTGTTCTCATATTTCCCAACGCTccattattcttacttttcctgCACCTCTTTGACGTCCCTTAATTTATCTTCACCGCATCTTGTAAGATCAATAGAATATCAATCGTTAATTATATTCAACTAATTGTCGACAAGATGATGTAGCAGGTATGTGATCTTTACAACAGAGTTCATTTCCTCCTGAAATAATATGAGTGTGtgatcattttcattcttttcatacaGAATTTGTATATGAAACTACGCGGCATtcacttttctccattttatgGTACATAATACAATTTtctctatttacatattttccatACGCACTGATGGTGAGGGCAAGTCTAAATTTTTCATAACATAATTATCTTATTTATAATATTATTCGGCAACACAATTATGCACGCAATTCTAAAGTAAATGTATTTTTGTAGCATGACACCTGAAAACCACCAGCACAgccagaggggaggaaggggagggaggggagtggtCAGGTAGAGAGGTactgagggagatggaggaggaggaggcccaggagggagagggaggtacaGAGGTggtagggagaaagagggacgagtaggagggagaggtagtGGGGAAGGAAACGAAGAGGGACCGGTAGGAGGGGAGGAGCAAGTAGaacaggatggagggagggggagagagggctTCCGTTGTAGGTGAAGGGTAGGGAGGCGTAGGCAGGGCAGGGGAGGAACAGGTACGGAGGGAGACCgagggaggtggaggcaggctgaggctgggagagggtcggtcgagggaggagagagggagtgtggctGTGGCAGTAGTAGCGAGCGCCGTCCACCTGGCACGCTGAAAGAGGCACCGTGGTCCTGCTAGTTGGGGAGCCAGCCGCCGGGACGAGCCATGGTCAGTGTGTGTGCCTCCtgaccccctccctccccccaccaccatTGCAGGTCAGCACACACCACGCAAGGCACACCTAACAAAgacacaccacagccacacacacacacacacacacacacttgcagaaaaagaaagatgtgttATGCATGGTTCTGTCGTGGTTTATTCCTGCTTAAATTGCGCTCTTTGGTTGTTAATGCTATTTATGTTAACTTTGTATGTTAAATGAAACTCCAACAAAGGCACACACAAAatccacacaaacatacatgctGCAAGTGAGCTATGTCAAGCCTGGCATTGCCATGTTTTATCTTGCCTATTTCAGTAGTTTGGGGTCGCTAACGTAATACTCTGATATTTTGTAGGTGTAAAATGATCAAATCacaaaacttaaagaaaaattcGACAAATACATGTACAAAGGCACGCGTTGtgaatttatttatgttttttattacaatttccATCACGTTGGGCAGTTGTTACGAACTGTTGGGAGCGTGAATTACTGGCTGGGATTTTGGTGACAGCTCGTTTGCCAAATAGCTTGGTGGTAATGGGTAGTTGATTGCGGTCTCAGCAGTGCTTTTGTTAATCTAAATagcctttctttatttaatgatttttcaTCTCTAGAAACCCCAGGGCATGTTTGTAATTTAGTAAGCATAAGTAGATTAAGTCCACTTGTCATTACTATTAAATCATTACACTGTCAGGGTTTTAAAGGATTTTAACTAAAGTGTTATGCAACTTTATATAACATTTTGTTCAAGTAGATATGTGAATAGTTtttaaaaaatgtgaaaaatgtaataatacAGGTGTATATCATCTGTAAATTTATGTTCAGTATCTAAGAAAATCAATAGCAATTTGATAAGATTTTTGCATTTTACTATGAAGCTTGTGAATACATGAGACTTGTATTCAGTGTTGAGCAAGTGAGGGGAGCAAAAGATGTTCAGTTGTAGGGAGTGTCTCGGTATCAGTCCTGAGTGGAGTCTTCACTTTGGATCTGATTTGTCATTCAATAcacttttttgttattacttAAGAAAGTAATATTAGAAATTTAGTTTTCTGCTATTCTAACAAGCTGTGTTAAATGTCATGTGTCATTACTATCACAGATGTGGAAAAATAATCTAACATTGATGGATATGCTTTTGTAAATACAAACAGGTTAATTGATGTTTAAAACATTTACTTTAATTTAAATCACCACAAATGCTGATCTCTAAACTATATCACACTTCAAGAATTTGCAGTTTGTCTAAGTGACCATGAAAAATGCTGGATTCAGATAAAGTATAATGGCATTTCTGTGTGCAGCAACACTGAATAAATTAGAATACATCAGTACTTTGTACAATGTACAGAAAGAGaatcaatgagaaaaaaaaatttccagcTAGCAATCAATCTTTCAATCTTTAATCCctgtttggcagattttgatgGTATGGGTTTCGACTTGACACGATTCCAAGGGGAGGTGGACGAGGAGTTGCTGTGTCCAATCTGCTCCGAGGTGTTAGAGGAGCCCCTCCAGGTAAGCTGCCTTTACACATCTTACCTCTAGCCTTACATAACACTAATCCATGTTAAAGAGAATAAATCCTACGTGATCATAAAATATTtaattttgtgaaaaaaattaagttttgACTTTCCTGTGAacatttgttgttttcttatgatAAATTTTTCACACTTTGAATAGAATTGAACATATTTAGCTAGAATATTGTGTGATGATGAAAGCTAACACGAGGCACAACATTACCTAATGGTAAAAGCTCCCCTGCCAGGCTCCCTCGTGTGAACATGCCTTCTGCAGCGGATGCATCAATGAGTGGCTCTCCCGACAACAGACTTGTCCTGTTGACCGCCAACCAATCACTTCCTCACAACTTAAATCAGTCCCCAGAATACTACGCAGTTTGCTTTCAAAGTAAGTCTTCTAATGCTACTTATTACCGTGATCTTGAAATTTTTACTTCCTGTCTATCCCACTACTTATGATAAATGTGATATTTCCAGATTTGTAGTTTTTAGATCTGAGAATCCAGTCTATTTTACTAATAGCAAAGTAAAACCTACTTTTGTCACTGCTCACCCTGCAGGTTATACATTTCCTGCGACAACAAACCCCACGGCTGCACCTCCATTGTGAAGCTTGACGCGTTAACCTCACACCTGGAGGAGTGTGAGTTCAACCCCAAGCGCCCGGTGCCTTGTGAACAGGGGTGCGGCCTCATTATACCTAAGGATGAACTAAAGGTATTGACTCTCAATACCTTTACACCTAAGGATGAACTGAGGATAAAGGAGAACACAGCTTTCCACATCAAGTTTTTTTGCAGTATCAAAAATTCATAATTAAAAGAGTGACACTGAATTTTTCTCCATTCAGTGCATTTaaacagcttttttttctcttaccaggaggtgtgaattttatttttataaaaCTAGAACAAAGAACAAATTACTTGTAAATTGAATGTTCATGAATTGAAGATTTGGTGCTGCCGTGGTACattggaaccatgcatgctttggggtctaaggggtctccaagcgcacgggttcaaatcctgtccacggtccgagtataggttgggcttcctcactcagggcaacggtttcatagcgggtggggtttgagataggagttaccccaaaaagtatcccctttagctcataaatcccgtgaaaaacccacatgatataaaaaaaaaaaaaaaaaaaaaaaaattaaagtttttAAGTtctaaaaatatgaaagaatattaaaaaggATTTGCTTAACATGATTTGATCAATCTTTGCTACACTAAGCTCATTCATCAGCAGGTATGGCCCACTCACTTTCATCAAATTGCAGGACCACAACTGTTTGCGTGAACTGCGAAGTTTAATACAAAACCAGTCTGGCAAAATAGCTGAACTACAACAGGAACTTGCAGAAAATAAATACCAGCTCAatgaacagaagagagaaattCAACTCCTCAAGGTAGTGTGCCTGCAACAGTTTAGTTTTCTTTTGGTGGCAGACAATCCATGTGGTATTCACTGATGCCTTGCTATGGTACTCATTGATGCTTTGCTATCTTTACTTTCTACAGGATTTCATGCGTGCCATGAGGATCAGCAACCCTCAGATGAGAGCAATAGCAGACCAGATGGAGCAGGATGAGGTGGTGCGGTGGGCCAGCTCCCTAGCCCGGGCAAGAGTCACCCGCTGGGGTGGCATGATCTCAACTCCTGATGCCATGTTGCAGGTAAACACTTATAATTTCAAGCAACACTAAGTGTATGATACAAACTTATTCGATCATATTGATTTTTCACTGACTTTCTACAATGTTGAAGCATCTTACAATATGCAAGTTTCAACATaagggaagaatgggaggacAACAGGTCTGGAGCACCCAGGAACCAAATGCACAATCAGAACAAAACATGGTCTTCCATTCTGGTTTCCTGGCCTGGCCACCATGTCAGATTACCCAGAAATAGGCTTCAGTAGAGATGAGGTTTGGATTAAATACCACACATAAAGAGATCAGCAGTGAGCCACAGTGACCAGTCTTCCCAACAGGCTGTGATTCGTCGGTCCCTGAGTGAGTCAGGGTGTCCGCCTCACATAATAGACCAGCTCATGGAGAATGCCCACGAGCGACGCTGGCCGCCGGGACTGTCCACGCTGGAGACTAGACAGGTAGTGTGTACCAGGTGATATTGTTTCTCTGTATTTTGCTTAGAGTGCACTGAGAAAGGAAGTAATGCAAGAGCTTCAGCATGCCTCGTTTTTCATAATTACTTGCTGTGTTGTGTGCATGGACTCACAAAATTAGTAATTCATCAATAAGCTTCAGAAATTTTATCAGCATGATTACATATGTTGCATGAGAACTACATTAGCCTTGTATGTACACAAACAGATCCCTTGCTTCTAGCTTCTtataaatagaagaataacGTCTGAACTATTAAAAATCATGCAAGcttcatatatatacacagataGATGCCTTGCTTCTGAAGCCCGCTATAACACAAAATGTCTTGATATGGTGTTATCAGTCACAAAATATTCCAACAAGATTCAGtacatttccctccctccagatGAACCGGAGACATTATGAGAGCTACATCTGCAAGCGAGTGCCTGGGAAGCAGGCAGTGGTGGTCATGGCGTGTGACAACCGACACATGAATGACGACATGCTGCTGGACCCCGGCCTTGTCATGATCTTCGCCCACGGTATTGAGTGAAGAGCTTCTGGTGCTAGTATGCAGCTTTTTGCTAATGTAAGATGAAGTGTCAGACCATGTCTGAGAGAGTCTGTTACTTGTGGAGGACTGAAAAGCTCAGAAATAAGCTGtgctgtttctgttttttgtgtgtgtttgtgtgtgtctgcctgaaTGTTTGCAGAGTTCAAAAAGGAGGTTTTGGCTCCATGGGATTTGAAGATTTGAAAAAACATGAATGGAATTTATGGATTTTCTGTCTTGCCTAAAGAAATATAGTGTGCTCTATCTTCTTTCAATTTGACTGAGTTGCTTTGCATATCATTTCAAGTCACACTTTACATATTGATAATTttggaaaaatggaaaaccACCAACAGAAACTACACAGAGTAAACATGGAGAATGACTCCACagttttttattgttgctgGTTATTTGTGACATTTAATTTCAAATCCTGGATGCAGTCTTTTCTCTCACATTCAATATCAAAGTTCCAGACATGACTTGAGAATTGAAAAATTGTTAACGGCATGGCATGTCCCATGTCCAATGTTCTGTGCTATCAATATTCCATTTTGAGTTTCTGccattgaaaaaaattaccaaaaatGTTTATATTGAAGAATGGTGGTTGGCATGAATTGGTTATACATATTGATGTGTCCTCAGTTCCACAAGGAAGCCTCCAGCCATCCAGGAAAGCtagcagaaacacacacactcatgacaGTGTACACTTCAATAGCATACAGAACCACCTGCTCATAATTCATACGCACAAATGTTTACATGTGGCAGTGGTTAAAGTGGTTGCAGTATTGGGGTGTAGCGTGTGACActagtgggagggaagggatctTGTGGGCAATGCATAGATTGCATTCATTTGTTATCTCTTGTAAGGGGAAAATAAATTACTACACTAGAGAAGAAATTCAGTGCCAAAGGTGACATGAAGGAGGGACACCTTGGGTGACTCCTGCAATAACTTTATGATGAAGGCTTTCCTCGATCAAAATTTCAAGTACCACACATAATGGTACCAGGTTAAGAAGGATataggcaagtgtgtgtgtgtgtgtgtgtgtgtgtgtgtgtgtgtgtgtgtgtgtgtgtgtgtgtgtgtgtgtgtgtgtttatgtatatgcacatgtgtgtgtgtgtgtgtgtgtgtgtgtgtgtgtgtgtgtgtgtgtgtgtgtgtgtgtgtgtgtatgcatgcatATGGTGCAATGCATGCATGCACAGTCAACTAATGCCAATCTCTTACCTAGAGCTATGTTGACATGTTTTGTATATAATGTCCAGATAGTGTACATAAAGTCTCATTAGTCGGCCAGCACTACATACATTGCATAGTGTGGCGGTCATTCCCCCGGCACTTATTTAATTGGTGTGCAGTGAGGATGCTCAGTGGTAACAGCCCAAGTTGTGCAGGTCAACCCAGCAACTTACTGCAATGGAGGTTGTGAACTTTTTATGAAGGTACATTGCTCCAGCAGTACACTGTATGGAAGTAGAATTGTGAAGCCTGAAATATTGAACACCTTTTGAGTATTACTTTACATATTTGTCATGAAGGTTTCACCTCATGTAAATGTCATACTTAACTAAGGTGTGTATTTCCATAGAGGAGAATAGGATGTTGATGAGCATGTATCAGTTCTTGCATCAAACAACTCTCCTTGTGTGTTACTGCTGACTGTACATTTAATTCATGTATATGTGGCACTGAATTGAAATGTTTTGATATTACCATATCATCTGTAACAAGATGAAATGGCATATACTTCGTGTATTATGTTCTCCATCAGATGGAGAGGATTTTTGGCCAGATTCTTAAACAGTACCTTCCACCTTCAATGAAGGCTACACAGTGATGTGGCCTTTGTGGTAGTCCTATTCTTAAATGttgccctcccttccttgctcCCTTCCGTCTCAAAGGTAATGGAGGTGGTGTATTGGTAAAGCTGTGCATCTCTCTTGTCCGAGAAATTATAAAATTATTAATTCATCGTGATTTGTCACATGATATTATATGCCAGAAACATTATCCCATATTCATACATTAATTTTTAATGCATTTAACAAAATAAACCATGAGTATAATTTGGTGGTAGTTGGTGGCAGTGTTTGCTTACCGTCACCTCAGCTGCCAGCCATGCAGTCCTGacctgacttgacttgacttgaccaGTCCAGACTACGCTGTCTCACCGTTCCACCACAGGCAACATGGAAAATTTTATGAAGAGAACCAGCCCTATTACTGCTAGAGAGTGATTCATTATTAGACTTGGTGAGCCAGGAAAAGTGCTACTAAATAAAAGCACAGATGGCCCTAACACAGGAGAGAATTACCACTTCAACTGTGCAGCCTATGGGAAGAGAGCAGTCCACCAGCTATCTACATAAATGGGTACTTACAAAGCAATAAAGACATGCTACTGATTGTACGCTAAGTAGAATTCTGATACAAAACTTGGGAGATGGAGATGCGATGATTGAAGCTGGCGGCGGCAGCATTGTTGTTGACAGTTGTTTTTTCTACTTCCTGGGTTTAATTCTGATTATAATTTTTGTAAATTAGGCTATTTGAACaataacatatatatttttgtttct contains these protein-coding regions:
- the LOC123512465 gene encoding E3 ubiquitin-protein ligase NRDP1-like isoform X5, which gives rise to MGFDLTRFQGEVDEELLCPICSEVLEEPLQAPSCEHAFCSGCINEWLSRQQTCPVDRQPITSSQLKSVPRILRSLLSKLYISCDNKPHGCTSIVKLDALTSHLEECEFNPKRPVPCEQGCGLIIPKDELKDHNCLRELRSLIQNQSGKIAELQQELAENKYQLNEQKREIQLLKDFMRAMRISNPQMRAIADQMEQDEVVRWASSLARARVTRWGGMISTPDAMLQSSQQAVIRRSLSESGCPPHIIDQLMENAHERRWPPGLSTLETRQMNRRHYESYICKRVPGKQAVVVMACDNRHMNDDMLLDPGLVMIFAHGIE
- the LOC123512465 gene encoding E3 ubiquitin-protein ligase NRDP1-like isoform X7; this translates as MGFDLTRFQGEVDEELLCPICSEVLEEPLQAPSCEHAFCSGCINEWLSRQQTCPVDRQPITSSQLKSVPRILRSLLSKLYISCDNKPHGCTSIVKLDALTSHLEECEFNPKRPVPCEQGCGLIIPKDELKDHNCLRELRSLIQNQSGKIAELQQELAENKYQLNEQKREIQLLKDFMRAMRISNPQMRAIADQMEQDEVVRWASSLARARVTRWGGMISTPDAMLQAVIRRSLSESGCPPHIIDQLMENAHERRWPPGLSTLETRQVMNRRHYESYICKRVPGKQAVVVMACDNRHMNDDMLLDPGLVMIFAHGIE
- the LOC123512465 gene encoding E3 ubiquitin-protein ligase NRDP1-like isoform X8, with amino-acid sequence MGFDLTRFQGEVDEELLCPICSEVLEEPLQAPSCEHAFCSGCINEWLSRQQTCPVDRQPITSSQLKSVPRILRSLLSKLYISCDNKPHGCTSIVKLDALTSHLEECEFNPKRPVPCEQGCGLIIPKDELKDHNCLRELRSLIQNQSGKIAELQQELAENKYQLNEQKREIQLLKDFMRAMRISNPQMRAIADQMEQDEVVRWASSLARARVTRWGGMISTPDAMLQAVIRRSLSESGCPPHIIDQLMENAHERRWPPGLSTLETRQMNRRHYESYICKRVPGKQAVVVMACDNRHMNDDMLLDPGLVMIFAHGIE
- the LOC123512465 gene encoding E3 ubiquitin-protein ligase NRDP1-like isoform X4 → MGFDLTRFQGEVDEELLCPICSEVLEEPLQLPCQAPSCEHAFCSGCINEWLSRQQTCPVDRQPITSSQLKSVPRILRSLLSKLYISCDNKPHGCTSIVKLDALTSHLEECEFNPKRPVPCEQGCGLIIPKDELKDHNCLRELRSLIQNQSGKIAELQQELAENKYQLNEQKREIQLLKDFMRAMRISNPQMRAIADQMEQDEVVRWASSLARARVTRWGGMISTPDAMLQAVIRRSLSESGCPPHIIDQLMENAHERRWPPGLSTLETRQVMNRRHYESYICKRVPGKQAVVVMACDNRHMNDDMLLDPGLVMIFAHGIE
- the LOC123512465 gene encoding E3 ubiquitin-protein ligase NRDP1-like isoform X2 gives rise to the protein MGFDLTRFQGEVDEELLCPICSEVLEEPLQLPCQAPSCEHAFCSGCINEWLSRQQTCPVDRQPITSSQLKSVPRILRSLLSKLYISCDNKPHGCTSIVKLDALTSHLEECEFNPKRPVPCEQGCGLIIPKDELKDHNCLRELRSLIQNQSGKIAELQQELAENKYQLNEQKREIQLLKDFMRAMRISNPQMRAIADQMEQDEVVRWASSLARARVTRWGGMISTPDAMLQSSQQAVIRRSLSESGCPPHIIDQLMENAHERRWPPGLSTLETRQMNRRHYESYICKRVPGKQAVVVMACDNRHMNDDMLLDPGLVMIFAHGIE
- the LOC123512465 gene encoding E3 ubiquitin-protein ligase NRDP1-like isoform X3 produces the protein MGFDLTRFQGEVDEELLCPICSEVLEEPLQAPSCEHAFCSGCINEWLSRQQTCPVDRQPITSSQLKSVPRILRSLLSKLYISCDNKPHGCTSIVKLDALTSHLEECEFNPKRPVPCEQGCGLIIPKDELKDHNCLRELRSLIQNQSGKIAELQQELAENKYQLNEQKREIQLLKDFMRAMRISNPQMRAIADQMEQDEVVRWASSLARARVTRWGGMISTPDAMLQSSQQAVIRRSLSESGCPPHIIDQLMENAHERRWPPGLSTLETRQVMNRRHYESYICKRVPGKQAVVVMACDNRHMNDDMLLDPGLVMIFAHGIE
- the LOC123512465 gene encoding E3 ubiquitin-protein ligase NRDP1-like isoform X6, producing MGFDLTRFQGEVDEELLCPICSEVLEEPLQLPCQAPSCEHAFCSGCINEWLSRQQTCPVDRQPITSSQLKSVPRILRSLLSKLYISCDNKPHGCTSIVKLDALTSHLEECEFNPKRPVPCEQGCGLIIPKDELKDHNCLRELRSLIQNQSGKIAELQQELAENKYQLNEQKREIQLLKDFMRAMRISNPQMRAIADQMEQDEVVRWASSLARARVTRWGGMISTPDAMLQAVIRRSLSESGCPPHIIDQLMENAHERRWPPGLSTLETRQMNRRHYESYICKRVPGKQAVVVMACDNRHMNDDMLLDPGLVMIFAHGIE
- the LOC123512465 gene encoding E3 ubiquitin-protein ligase NRDP1-like isoform X1; the protein is MGFDLTRFQGEVDEELLCPICSEVLEEPLQLPCQAPSCEHAFCSGCINEWLSRQQTCPVDRQPITSSQLKSVPRILRSLLSKLYISCDNKPHGCTSIVKLDALTSHLEECEFNPKRPVPCEQGCGLIIPKDELKDHNCLRELRSLIQNQSGKIAELQQELAENKYQLNEQKREIQLLKDFMRAMRISNPQMRAIADQMEQDEVVRWASSLARARVTRWGGMISTPDAMLQSSQQAVIRRSLSESGCPPHIIDQLMENAHERRWPPGLSTLETRQVMNRRHYESYICKRVPGKQAVVVMACDNRHMNDDMLLDPGLVMIFAHGIE